AGCACGTGACTCTCCGCCATCTGTGTTCTACAACGAACCTGGCACGTTGGTTGACGATCCGTACGCTGACGTCGAATGGAATTATTTCGAAAGGAAGTCTGAGAAATATAAATCAATGGAAAAACAGGTATNTGGgaaatatatacaaagtaCAATTTAGGGGTCGAGGGGTAACTATTCCCCGACTTTTCACCTTTTCTTCGCCTTTTTTCGACTTTTTCCTACTTTtccaactttttcattttttctatttttttttcttgcttgACTGCCTTATACgatgataaatatttatataaattctcCTCATTCAGGTGGATCGCCTCAAAAACTTGACAGAAATAAGCATTGATGACGCAAACAATATACTGACGTCACTAGCGGACATGGTGCAGCCGAACAATGAGACGAGtgatgacgaaacaatgaCCATTCTCCCAAGCGAATTAGAAATAGCGGGAACGTCGTTACAGGTTCGAGATATAATTATCTGGGaactatttataattaataccAAGCTTTTTGTATGCGAAGCAAGAAAAACGTTCATACATATAAATTCCCACGAATGTTGAAATATATCTTTCTTTAAATTAGGTTGTTAAATGATTGTAGTCCGGTGAAAAACATCTACCTCGCAGTGGTTTATTTAGACAACCCGATGTTACCTTAACGAAATTATCGCATGAACTACATTTATATTGTTCCCATGTCAccacggcagtcgttataacacaggtgttctgttcatacacctcgtgcccgcttacaagttaccacgtataacgtatatgtaactttgtaggcaATTGTTTTTGATTATTGTTCGCAAGCATTAAGTTGTCTATTTTCACGTCACTGTTTATACGTCgcgcctgtcaatcaaatgacgtcacaaaagagTGGGCGGAGCGTCTCGTTGGTTTATTATATACGAGGTTGCGACACTCGATTCTCGCCGGGCGTTGTGGCGTGCGCCTGTAATCCAGTTACTTGGAGGCTTGGATTGGAGGACGGCGTGAGATTGGGAGCCATGTGGCGCTCTGCCCTATGTCGATCGGGCGTCAGCGCTAAGCTCGGCGTCAATATGGACATCCCGGGGGAGCTTGGGGTGGCCAGGTTGTCTAAGGAGGAACGAACCGGGCGAGGCCCGAAAGGGAGCAGCCAAAAGTTCCCACGTTGATCAGTAGCGGGATAGCGCCTGTGAATAGGCGGAGTGTCACAGCCCAGTCAATATCGCAGGACCCAATCCTTTTTccctttttaacatttaaccgTGTTCGAATCCCACCCAAGGTAGTCATTTTTTGTACGTACGTCTATTacataaacaacttttatttacatATGTGATTTCGTTAATTTAAGGGTATGATTACGACGTATGTAGATTTATAAGCGACCCCTAACTTTTAATGAATCATTAACTAAACACTTCGTTTCCCCATAGTTGGTCGTTGGGCTGAATCCTGTTTCCACCGCGCCGCTAGAAGGCGTACAAGAGTTCACCAAAGTCGTTGCAAACGTCAGTAGCTCGATGATCAACCCAAGCTACGCATCTGCGTGGACGATGACGCAAAAGGTGACGTAATATTTGATGAAGTAATATTTTCATGacgtaatattttaacaaaaattataaaattatcttTTGCGAACGACGACGTTCCCCTATACTTTACCGGTTTATGCCAATAtctaaactatatatattggtaCGTAGCCATCCCCGTTTATAACCAAGCAAATCGCTCTGTTACACTTTGGTTAGGAGTTGATGCGACCTTTGGTACAGTGCTTGGATGTGCGTCTTACGGGGATACGCTGAAATAAACATGGTCTCGCATCGGGCGGTTCCCCTGTCTCTTACTAAACCTACAACCAAAGAATCGACAAAAAATCACGAAAAcactgtttgtttattaatatacaGGTTGCGCGCGCGTTGATTATacaggtgttggggtaatgggtcaaatctgCCCAAACCACAGATCTTTGATAAGGATATCATGTGCACAAAACAGAATGCgttgggaaaataaaaaaacgaagtATTTTGATCAATTATGAGAAACGACACTGGaagtaaaatttgtgttttaacatttcttcCCAAACATAATACATAATGCCTGTGTAGAAGCATGGAGTTTATAATCTTAAAAAAACCTAACAAAATTCACTCCAAGTGTGTAAACCTAATAACGAAAtggttaatttattaaaatcccTGAAATTTAAAACGAGTAAACGACTGAGATTGGTTTTTGCGAGCAAGAGTATAtggatataaaaaaaagaaaaaacaaaaaatatgaagcCGGTTTGTGTTTCTGGTCGTTTGTTTCGtcatttttattgatttatagTTGGTTTAACAAATACATCCTCTCATTTGCGTCATTCGCGTCACTTGCGCCATCGACGTCGTTTGCGTCACTGGCGCTGTCTGCGTCGTTTACGAAGTTTATCTTTAGCTTGTAATGGATTTCTTTCGTGAagactttaaaatgtttatttttctttgaaatACTTGCTGCGGTCCCACACCGTGACCCCAAAATCAACGCTGCGTTACTTTGACTCGGAAAGCTTTTGGTTTGGTTGAAATTCCTGGGGTACAAGGCCAAGGGATCGCGGGTTCGATTCCCTCCACTGCCTGTTCGATGTAACATAACTTTACCAGGTTTgcaatgtaaataaacagTTCGTGTCTGGATAACTCAGCTCCGGGACAACGCCTCTTTCCCGCCCCCCAATTTAAAATCTTCGACGTTTCACTTGCAACCACTCTTGCGCCCCCAGTGGTTGGATCTCGTGCCAGAAATCGCTCAGGCTCAAATTGTTCGGGGTTTTCCCAAACTCGAGTATCTCTGTCAGCCTGTATAAgtaataagttatatataagttCTGCtgttaaagaaacaaacagtttGAGAACTACTATCTTAAAAGCGTATAAAAACAatggttatttaaataaacagaacacgtgtgttataacgactgtcgttgcccctccatgcgaggataaataagttacatacgtggtaacttgtaagcaggtatgaggtgtatgaaacagaacacccgtgttataacgactgtcgttgccccgccatgcgaggataaataagttacatacgtggtaactcttaagcgggcacaaggtatatgaaacagaacacccgtgttataacgattttcATTGActacaaggataaataagttacatacattcatatttacttacatttgccacattaaacaaaaccaCCACCCCCGCTGGTATCATCGTCCCGTTTACCTCAACTTGTTTAACCGTATAATGTGGTACAAGAAGTGGACTGACCGATATATGACGTAATACTTCATACAACCATGCTTGTGTGTATGGACATACGTCACCgtgatgacgtaatgaaaaCATTGACGTTTCTAAGCGGTCGATTTCTTCTCGTATCTGTGACGACATATAATGATTTTATATCGTGTtttatcgtattttaaacaattaacaacagtttatgggatttgtgaagatacggttttatatttttttgaatattccttgtttactagcaaatggtacgtgaaaatatattgaaaaaatgtcccatctttccctgaTCTAGTATGTCATTATTcgatttatagtagggtggggtaagatcggacacctttagcacatagtatcctgatcgtgttttaaacaattaacaaaggtctatgagagtcgtgaggatatgttttagaattacttgtatgttctttgtttactacaaaatggtacgagaaaacagaatggtagggtgtcccatcttcccccgacctactatattattcgAAGCTAAAATCACGTCGCCATTAACATAATGTGAGAAAATATACGTAGATAATCATTTAATGCAAATTACCTTTCGTTGGTGTTCAGGAAAAACGGCCATGTAGAAAATCGACCACGTGATCATAGCGCTTATAGTGTCGAAACCTGCGCCGAATGCGTCGCTTGCGCCATACGCTATACGGCGCTGTTGATCCGTTAGTTGACGGTTTATCTTGGTAGGGGGTTCCCCGTTAATCCCGTTGCtatgtgtgacgtcaccattCGTATTGTGATGTGTCATACCATTACCGTTGGCACCATTCATTGCGTGGCGTGGCTTCAACTCGTCTGTGGCGCCATTTGCTGTGTGGCGTGGCGCCGTGCCATTGCTGTTAACCTGGTTGCTTTGGGCCCACAGACAATCTGCCAAGTCTCTCATATTGTTGGGCACGTAAGTGTCCCAGTGTTGTTCCAACATAGACAACGTAAAGTTCCAATACTGGTCCATGTAGGTTTTGAGAttctaaacaaatattaaatttctaTGAACAACGGACGTAATAACAatagtgacgtaacatatttaaactatgacgccacaaaattgaaatatacttgtttttaatagttttacatgatttgaaataaaaaaaatcggtctggcgccgtggcacagttgTTAGAACGCTTAAAaaaacacccgcgttataattgtggttgccctgccacgcgaaAATATACAAGCATCAATATTTCAACcagtatagtggggtgggggaagatgggacacctttagcacaaaatatataaatatcctgatcgtgttttaaacaattaacaacggtctatgaaagtcacaaggacaaggttttataattctttgaatgttctttatttactaccaagatggacgagaaaatagattaaaaaagtgtcccatcttcccccatcctactatataaattatgGGAAATTACCCGAAAGGACTTTCCCAGCACCggaaagtattttaaaaatggccAAAAGTTGATAATCTGAGACGCGCCCATGGCTTTGTCGAAACTTTGAAAATTTCTGAGAAATTCTTTCAACTCCGGGTCTTGCCTTGTAAAACTTCGCCCGAAACAAATCGTGGAACTCACGCTGGTGGTGCTGTATATCACCGTGTCGTGGAGGTCGCCTACTAAACCCTGGAAATCAATGtaattaaagttgtttaagttgtgtattCCCGCGTGGTgggataacgacagtcgttaacacgggtgttctgtttcatacacctcgtgcccacttacaagttaccacgtatgtaatttatttatcctcgcatgacggggcaacgacagttgttataacacgggtgttctgtttcataaacctcgtgcccgcttaggcctaccagttaccacgtatgttactttgtgggttattgttTTGGGAGAATTTTATATCATATTCAtgcacctgtgttataaggactgtcgttacccgccacgtaaggataaataagttacattattacAGCCAAATGAATCATCCGccaaagtaaaacaataagtctatatacaaaacttgccaatcattttattatagcagggtgggggaagataggacacctttagcacataatatccaaatatcctgatcgtgttttgaacaattaacaacgctctatggaagttgtgaggattcggtttcataatttattgaatgttctttgtttactactaaatgggacgaggaaatctagtgaaaaggtgtcccatcttcccccatcttactatatagtaatgtatttatgtatgtaacttacttagtAAAGCCGATATAGTAAATTGT
This genomic interval from Ciona intestinalis unplaced genomic scaffold, KH HT001169.1, whole genome shotgun sequence contains the following:
- the LOC113475700 gene encoding cytochrome P450 1A1-like, which produces MNCEEHSILGNLSTQLCKPHVVVGFSIFIFACSLRVMLQRNMRSTKGNNTRLMTFWELPYPRGLPIIGNIHQMGNFPHVKLTEWSKQFGDFYRIKMGRYDALVVNGHENIRNCLAKKSAAFAGRPPFETSKLIEEGLSISFSNYSPEWERQKQCTIKALKLYTSGSDKRSTMEETVSSHAKQLAEDLINSADQQGLVGDLHDTVIYSTTSVSSTICFGRSFTRQDPELKEFLRNFQSFDKAMGASQIINFWPFLKYFPVLGKSFRNLKTYMDQYWNFTLSMLEQHWDTYVPNNMRDLADCLWAQSNQVNSNGTAPRHTANGATDELKPRHAMNGANGNGMTHHNTNGDVTHSNGINGEPPTKINRQLTDQQRRIAYGASDAFGAGFDTISAMITWSIFYMAVFPEHQRKIREEIDRLETSMFSLRHHGDVCPYTQAWLYEVLRHISVSPLLVPHYTVKQVEVNGTMIPAGVVVLFNVANADRDTRVWENPEQFEPERFLARDPTTGGARVVASETSKILNWGAGKRRCPGAELSRHELFIYIANLVKLCYIEQAVEGIEPAIPWPCTPGISTKPKAFRVKVTQR